CCCCCGCGGGGCGGTCAGTCCCACCTGTCGGGAAGGAGCGCGGTGGTCTTGCTGATCCggctttctcctctctctccccccagatgGCAGAAGCCGGATTCGTCCACTGCCCCAGCGAGAATGGGCCTGATGTGGTTCAGTGCTTCTTCTGCTTCAAGGAGCTGGAAGGCTGGGAGCCTGAGGATGACCCCATGTAAGTATCCCCGTCCACGGGGGCCACCATCGCCCTGCGCTCTGCCCACAGAGAGACGCTGCCCGTAACAGGGGAGGCGAGACCCCTGCAAACCAGGGTGCCGAAAGGTCCCATGGCAGCATTCATTTTCTCGGCCATGTGGCACCTTGTCTAATTACACATCACTGAAGCTACCCAGCATCTGCCTCTTGGGTGGAGTTGTCTCCTGATTATTGCAGGACTGCAGGCTTATGTATTGGGTTTATGCTCCTCAGAGGAGAACAAGGCGCCTCTGCTGCCCCAGGCCTGCTTTGGTAGCTGGGCCCAACGTTCTCCTAAGTATCACAAGGAAAACGAATGTCCTGTGTGTGTCCTCAGTAAGTAACTTGAATTTTTACTCAGGAGTGGAGCCAGTCTATTGGACCTCCATAGAAGGAGTTCCACTGTAGGAACCACAGTAGCTTTCCCCCTCTGGGGGCGTGTGAAAGTCACAAACACAGAGGTCCGCTAAATATGGGAGTGAAGCCAGAGTACCATACTAtgcaagacaggtttcagaggaacagccgtgtcagtctgtattggcaaaaagaaaaggaggacttgtggcaccttagagactaacccatttatttgtgCAAGACAGCACATCACGGAGCAGCAACTGGAACACTCCTGTCTTTAGCCTCCTCTAGGACCTTGTTCTTCACTCATGCCAAGTGAGACATGGTTACGTTCTACTTTTCTTAACTAATAGCAATCAGAACAGAGGACTAGGATCCTTTAAATAGTTCCCTGAACCCACAGCCCAGTTGCTACTATGGGTTTGGGACTGAGCCCTGAGGAGACTGAAGTGGCTGAGAGTGAGGAAAGTACTTTAGGATTGAAATGCCAGCTGAACCTCAATGGTGGAGTGTTTTAGCAAAATACCAGTAACTTGGTATCTTCTCAGTATTGCGGGGAGTGACTCACTTGTGGCTCTGACTAGTGGACATATggtagagcagaggttctcaaactttttgttgACAGACCCCTTTTCAAATGTAATGTTAATCACAAACTCCCAACTGATAAACTGATTGACAAAAGTATGTATACTTCATATAAACATATACTGTTAGTAATGCTTTAAGAAAGAGTGTAAGAGATATCTGTGAGATGGGTGTGCCTGCTTCTTTCTGCAGCCTCTATCCAGAGGcaatggatgtgtgtgtgcacgcagaTGTGCCCTGCCAGATTTCTGTCTTCCTTTTGGCCCTGCTACCTGAAGAGCTGATGTAGCAGGGCCAAACAGTGGTGTCTCTCCTTGGctagctgctgcctgctcatgcAGTCAGTAGTTGTGAGGCAACTCCTTCTGATGGCAGGGGGAGATCTCTCTTCTGCAGTgacacactgcaatttttagttgCGTGACAGGTGaggtggaggtggcactccctccctgggcCCATGAACATTTTGATGGCTCCCCCTGCCATCAGAAGGGGTTGCCCCACACCATTGACTCCACAAACAGGACCCCACATGGCCCCCCGGACATCGCCTCTGCTCATAACATTTTGTGGAGCCCATGTGCAGTCTCTAaggaccccaatttgagaactCTTGTGGTGGAGGATGGGGTGAAAGCAAGTAACTATTTGTGCCTTTAACATGAGCCTGGTCTCCCTTTCCTAGGGATGAGCACAGGAAACACTCCTCTGGCTGCGCTTTTCTCTCCCTCCGTAAGAACCCTGTTGACCTGACACTGCAGGAGTTCCTGAAACTGGACAAGGAACGAACAAGAAACGTGATTGTACGTACAGCTCAGAATTGGGGTGTGTGTTAGGCCTCTATTCCAAAAGGCTAAGGTAGCCTCCAGTCCTAGGACCTGTTGGGTCAGCCAGCATGTCACCTTGAAGTTCCCTCCCTTTGCCCTGGGGGGGAGTGCTGAGCTGCAGTACCTTGTCCTTTTCCACCAAGCTGAGTATGATACTGCCTGTACTAAGCTGAAGGAATTTTATTTTTGATCTTTCCAGAAAAAGCAAATCTCTCAGAAAGTGACGGAGTTTAAGGAAGAATCAGAGCGTGCACGTCGTGATATTGAGAAGCTGGTCTCCTAGGCCCCTGCGACTTGCCTGTGTGCAGTGTTTGACTTGTATATATGTTCTCTAGAGTTGCCTCTTTGTGCCTGCGTGGTGGTCATAGCTCACGTCCCTTTCATGCAAGGATCAAAGGGATGTATACTTAGAAacaaagggggagattttcaaaatcatCTAAGGCATTTAGGACTGCAACTACCATTGACGTTTGTGTTCCTAAATCTCTTACATGACTCTGCAAACCTCCTTTGAAATTATTTTGTCTCATGTTGACACATAAATAAATGTCTCAAGGAAACAACGCACAATGATTTATTTAACTGCTCAAACTGAGTATTCTCTAGTGAAGTGTATCAATCTCTCCTATTAGAATAGTTCACatgcattctttttattttaaaatgtaagttaatCACAGTAACTGCTGTCTTAAGGGCACCACTGCAAAAGTGGTGAATGATCCATTTAAGATATTTCCAACAGCACCCTAATCTTTAAGGCACAATTACTCTCCTTGGGCTCAATCCTGTAGTTCTTACAAGTATAAGAAGATTACTTATGATTGTGCTATCAAAAGGTGTCAGCTACTTGCTTGATTCAAAGTCCCttagtcagtttaaaaaaaaaaaaatgcatcaccAAGGCGTGCtgtcttttaaaaaccaaaaaaacccactttcttcctcacacacacacatacacacagcatcCAGCTCTGCCTTGGATAAGAAAGCTCCAATCAAGCCATGGCCAGACTGATATTCTTGGGCTTGGTCAGTTTGTCCAGCATTCCCTGTCCAAGTTTACTAGCAAACAATGAAATTATTTCTTCATTCCCAGTCTTCAGTGCCAAGTCATATGCTGATAAGCCTTTTCCATTCTTCTTTTTAATGTTTGCATTACAGCTGTAAATAAAGAACAGGCTGCTTAAGCTAATTTAGAAAAGGAATCTGTTTCAATTCACTACAACTCAAAAGTAAATCACAGTCAGATTCTGATGCTTACTCGTGTTACAATGTAAGTGATGATATCTGAGTTTGGCCCTGGGTTCTGTTGTACATGTACAGCACAATATTAAGTTGCGGGCACTCAGCTCCTTGCTGGATGAAGCCCATACCTGTTACTGATTACATGTAGCCCAGAGTTGCACTGGATGCCACAACAGCAGAACTTACCCTAACAAGACTTTGATGCATTTCTTTCCCTCTAATCCAAGCAAAACTGCCTCATGAAGAGCAGTGGTGTTATGCCTGTATAGGTGGAAAACAGGGTGTACTCAAataatttatattatttaaaaagaaagtcaTGACTTTATTTAAAGGAATGTTTTATCTCTACTAGTATATCAACTGCCTCAAACTAGGTGGGAAAATCAAGGACCAACAAATGTAGTCTCCGGTGAGGTGGCTATCTTCTCCTTTTTGATAGGGAGAAATGGTGTAGGTGAGgagaagacgggggggggggggggcgacgaCAAGGAAGGTACCAGTGATGGGAAGATTGAGGGGAAGGGTTTAGGAGGAGGATTGAGGTTTTGTAGAGCTAAAATATGGGGCCACATTTTTAAAGCTGGCCAATTAAAGTGAAGCAATAAAAGGGGTAGTTGTCTGTTGATTGACCAGtttgcagctgtgtgtgtttggttttgaaaATTTGATTCATGGTCACTTTAGGAGATTT
The genomic region above belongs to Caretta caretta isolate rCarCar2 chromosome 3, rCarCar1.hap1, whole genome shotgun sequence and contains:
- the BIRC5 gene encoding baculoviral IAP repeat-containing protein 5 — translated: MKCPAAAALLPAEWQLYLSEARLATYRSWPFTEGCACTPERMAEAGFVHCPSENGPDVVQCFFCFKELEGWEPEDDPMDEHRKHSSGCAFLSLRKNPVDLTLQEFLKLDKERTRNVIKKQISQKVTEFKEESERARRDIEKLVS